A single window of Dermacentor albipictus isolate Rhodes 1998 colony chromosome 1, USDA_Dalb.pri_finalv2, whole genome shotgun sequence DNA harbors:
- the LOC135912929 gene encoding uncharacterized protein, with protein sequence MEGELTSAELLRLNCTRGQNHVCQLLRHLTACNEVLWHVGLQLSEDQRDELGEVSVAIVPSIRRQLPSHTERAAMALLCRLIAEHRCIVSAELNYSVANRGPLAGVLASSSSLRRLRVIRIASDHLEIHKPFSDIFCSLPYTDEFVFHHVCEHSGARMTIPNRLLTRDGAALTSLDVSATRMNRATAGKLIDALIENSTITELVVGAGVFTCGPRNRPSQQFAQYLTKKDATLRKLTLRAVYFDIAPGCQILVQAISAMTTLRELAVQFHAGSRGCPLFTRVIAESRSIRTLSLRFKGFDDGLIIPYPPQRAHAVNVRAWASALEENTTLEELALDISWSTSEDCCVLLRALALNCSIQKLTLHSLPHDGGLREVCGTIRECGLTHRVCIEDHRVGPRDLPTLSDCREVTAVILSYGYLPHTTNLLSALDVLATCNHVTSLTVFLDFFHSGIYASLSAYIRSASALKAIELSARVDQFHADYFHARFPDETPLDRSMSALCEALSSNLGITKITLESTVQLRDDVYPVLARAATNPRLYELSLRCFNENFCAAFLRCLMPRLAQEYNLLRLEIHACAPADAEMFAAQDIVLRNRSLVQRATRFVLGDRDPYCARPFELLSEHPVLVDNVRARASLGGEVEAAVVVKGVLRCLGLADVHEYMRLTGVVKTRVECNVRHDGGMQLDELDYDCWTHIRRYLEHAESQAVP encoded by the exons ATGGAGGGCGAGTTAACATCTGCCGAGCTGCTTCGTCTGAACTGCACGCGAGGCCAGAACCATGTCTGTCAACTGCTGCGACACCTGACAGCCTGCAACGAAGTATTGTGGCACGTGGGCCTTCAGCTCAGCGAAGACCAGAGAGACGAGCTCGGAGAAGTGAGCGTCGCGATTGTGCCGAGCATTCGCCGCCAACTACCGAGCCACACCGAGCGGGCGGCGATGGCCCTCCTGTGCCGCCTGATCGCAGAGCACCGGTGCATTGTGTCTGCGGAGCTGAACTACTCAGTGGCAAACAGAGGTCCGCTGGCCGGAGTCCTGGCGTCTTCGTCGAGTCTGAGAAGGCTCAGAGTGATCAGAATCGCGAGCGACCACCTGGAAATCCACAAGCCGTTCTCTGACATATTCTGCTCCTTGCCCTACACTGACGAATTCGTGTTCCACCATGTCTGCGAGCATTCCGGTGCGAGAATGACGATCCCCAATCGCCTGCTCACGCGAGACGGTGCCGCGCTGACATCGTTGGACGTGTCTGCAACGAGAATGAACCGCGCCACGGCCGGGAAGCTCATCGACGCGCTCATTGAGAACAGCACGATCACTGAGCTCGTCGTCGGAGCCGGTGTCTTTACGTGCGGCCCCCGGAACCGACCGTCACAGCAGTTTGCGCAGTATCTAACCAAGAAAGACGCGACGCTTCGTAAACTTACTCTGAGAGCGGTCTACTTCGATATCGCACCGGGGTGTCAGATCCTCGTGCAGGCCATCTCCGCAATGACGACGCTGCGAGAGTTGGCGGTGCAGTTTCACGCCGGTAGCCGAGGATGCCCGCTTTTCACCAGAGTGATTGCCGAGAGCCGCAGTATCCGCACGTTAAGCCTGCGATTCAAGGGGTTCGACGATGGACTGATTATTCCGTACCCACCTCAACGCGCGCACGCGGTCAACGTTCGCGCTTGGGCCTCGGCGTTGGAGGAAAACACCACTCTGGAGGAGTTGGCCCTCGACATTTCGTGGTCCACAAGCGAAGACTGCTGCGTCTTACTTCGAGCACTCGCGCTCAACTGCTCCATCCAGAAATTGACCTTGCACAGTCTTCCCCACGACGGTGGCCTGCGCGAAGTCTGTGGCACGATACGGGAGTGCGGACTCACCCACAGGGTTTGCATCGAGGACCATCGCGTTGGGCCTCGAGATCTTCCAACGCTTTCGGACTGTCGCGAAGTGACGGCCGTCATTCTCAGTTACGGATACCTTCCACACACGACTAACCTTCTAAGCGCCTTGGATGTCCTGGCTACTTGCAACCACGTCACATCGCTTACTGTATTTCTCGACTTCTTCCACAGCGGCATTTATGCGTCGTTGTCCGCTTACATAAGAAGCGCGTCCGCGTTGAAAGCAATTGAGCTCAGTGCCCGGGTCGACCAATTTCACGCCGACTACTTTCACGCCCGCTTTCCCGACGAGACTCCCCTAGATCGTTCTATGTCTGCCTTGTGCGAAGCCTTGTCTTCGAACCTCGGCATCACCAAGATCACGCTGGAGTCGACGGTGCAGTTGCGCGATGACGTCTACCCGGTGCTGGCCCGTGCCGCTACGAATCCCCGTCTTTACGAGCTCTCTCTGAGGTGCTTCAACGAAAACTTCTGCGCGGCCTTCCTGAGGTGTCTAATGCCACGGCTGGCCCAGGAGTACAACCTGCTTCGCCTGGAAATCCACGCTTGCGCACCGGCCGACGCCGAGATGTTCGCTGCCCAAGACATCGTGCTACGTAACCGCAGTCTCGTCCAACGAGCGACCAGATTCGTGTTGGGAGACCGCGACCCCTACTGCGCGCGGCCCTTCGAGCTCCTCTCGGAGCACCCGGTACTCGTCGACAACGTTCGAGCCAGGGCGTCGCTAGGAGGAGAGGTCGAAGCTGCGGTCGTGGTCAAAGGCGTGCTGCGGTGTCTGGGCCTTGCTGACGTTCACGAGTACATGCGCTTGACCGGCGTCGTCAAAACACGGGTCGAGTGCAATGTTCGGCACGACGGTGGCATGCAGCTGGACGAATTGGACTACGATTGCTGGACTCACATTCGCCGATACCTGGAG CACGCCGAGTCGCAGGCTGTGCCTTGA